The following are encoded in a window of Castanea sativa cultivar Marrone di Chiusa Pesio chromosome 5, ASM4071231v1 genomic DNA:
- the LOC142636371 gene encoding hydroxyproline O-galactosyltransferase GALT2 — protein MKRPKSEPPGSRKFKWSHLLLGIAVLYLVFIACKLPEFLEIAAMLSGGDTDVGMDGAIGKESKDADLSKPIFSSIYYKDAFHRKLEDNQNQDAPLMPSKEPLEERKNGSRTIKPLQHRYGRITGEIMKRRNRTMDLSVLERMADEAWTLGLKAWEEVDKVDDKETGESTLIEGKPESCPSWISMSGEDLLKGDRLMFLPCGLAAGSSITVVGTPQYAHQEYVPQLAKLRKGDALVMVSQFMVELQGLKAVDGEEPPKILHLNPRLRGDWSKRPVIEHNTCYRMQWGKAQRCDGLPSQNDEDMLVDGFGRCEKWMRNDIVDSKESKTTSWFKRFIGREQKPEVTWPFPFVEGRLFIMTLRAGIDGYHISVGGRHVTSFPYRTGFTLEDATGLAIKGDVDVHSIYVTSLPTSHPSFSPQRVLEMSEKWKARPIPEGKIKLFIGVLSATNHFAERMAVRKTWMQSSAIKFSNVVVRFFVALNPRKEVNAVLKKEAAYFGDIVILPFMDRYELVVLKTIAICEFGVQNLTAAYIMKCDDDTFVRVDTVLKEIESISPNKSLYMGNLNLLHRPLRNGKWAVTYEEWPEEAYPPYANGPGYVISIDIANYVISRHGNRRLRLFKMEDVSMGMWVEQFNSSMRAVQYSHNWKFCQYGCMENYFTAHYQSPRQMICLWDKLARGRAQCCNFR, from the exons ATGAAGAGGCCGAAAAGTGAGCCTCCTGGTTCAAGAAAGTTCAAATGGTCCCATTTATTGTTGGGAATAGCGGTTTTATACTTAGTTTTTATAGCCTGTAAGTTGCCAGAGTTTTTAGAGATTGCAGCAATGTTGAGTGGGGGTGATACTGATGTTGGAATGGATGGGGCGATAGGAAAGGAGTCCAAAGATGCAGATTTAAGCAAACCAATCTTTAGTTCTATTTATTATAAGGATGCATTTCACCGTAAATTAGAAGATAACCAAAACCAAGATGCCCCATTGATGCCTAGTAAGGAACcgttggaagagagaaaaaatggcTCTCGAACTATAAAGCCGCTGCAGCACAGATATGGTCGAATAACAGGCGAGATAATGAAGCGCAGGAATAGAACTATGGATTTATCAGTGCTTGAGAGAATGGCGGATGAGGCTTGGACGTTAGGCTTAAAGGCATGGGAAGAAGTGGATAAGGTTGATGACAAGGAGACCGGAGAAAGCACTTTAATTGAGGGGAAACCCGAGTCATGTCCTTCATGGATATCAATGAGTGGGGAAGACTTGCTGAAGGGAGACAGGTTGATGTTTCTTCCTTGTGGACTTGCTGCTGGTTCTTCAATTACGGTGGTGGGAACACCCCAGTATGCACATCAGGAGTATGTGCCCCAGCTTGCGAAGTTGAGAAAAGGTGATGCCTTGGTTATGGTTTCACAGTTCATGGTTGAATTGCAGGGGTTAAAGGCTGTGGATGGTGAGGAACCACCAAAGATTTTGCATTTGAATCCTCGACTGAGAGGAGATTGGAGCAAGCGGCCAGTCATTGAGCATAACACCTGTTATAGAATGCAGTGGGGAAAAGCTCAAAGATGTGATGGTTTACCATCCCAGAATGATGAAGATATGCTTg TTGATGGATTTGGGAGATGTGAAAAATGGATGCGGAATGATATTGTAGACTCAAAAGAGTCCAAGACAACTTCATGGTTTAAGCGATTCATTGGTCGTGAGCAGAAGCCTGAAGTGACCTGGCCATTTCCTTTTGTGGAGGGCAGACTGTTTATAATGACCCTGCGTGCTGGCATTGATGGGTACCATATTAGTGTTGGGGGTAGGCACGTGACTTCATTTCCGTATAGGACG GGGTTTACTCTTGAAGATGCAACTGGACTAGCAATTAAAGGAGATGTGGATGTTCACTCAATTTATGTTACTTCTCTCCCTACTTCTCATCCGAGTTTCTCACCTCAAAGAGTATTAGAAATGTCAGAGAAGTGGAAAGCCCGTCCTATACCTGAGGGCAAGATTAAACTCTTTATTGGAGTTTTGTCTGCTACTAATCACTTTGCAGAACGTATGGCAGTTAGAAAAACGTGGATGCAATCTTCTGCTATCAAGTTTTCTAATGTTGTAGTTCGATTCTTTGTTGCATTG AATCCAAGGAAGGAGGTGAATGCAGTGCTGAAGAAGGAGGCTGCTTACTTTGGCGACATTGTGATTTTGCCCTTTATGGATCGTTATGAGCTTGTTGTTCTAAAAACTATTGCTATCTGTGAGTTTGGG GTTCAGAATTTGACAGCTGCGTACATCATGAAATGTGATGATGATACATTTGTTAGGGTGGACACTGTCCTAAAAGAAATTGAGAGCATCTCCCCTAATAAGTCCCTTTATATGGGCAATCTCAATCTCTTGCATCGCCCTCTCAGAAATGGAAAATGGGCAGTCACGTATGAG GAGTGGCCAGAAGAAGCATATCCTCCATATGCCAATGGGCCTGGATATGTAATTTCCATTGATATTGCTAACTATGTTATCTCGCGACATGGCAATCGAAGGCTAAGG CTCTTCAAGATGGAGGATGTGAGCATGGGAATGTGGGTTGAGCAGTTTAACAGTTCCATGAGAGCTGTCCAATACTCACACAACTGGAAATTTTGTCAGTATGGGTGCATGGAAAACTATTTCACGGCACATTACCAATCCCCGAGACAAATGATCTGTCTTTGGGACAAATTGGCGAGAGGTCGGGCTCAATGCTGCAACTTTAGATGA
- the LOC142634468 gene encoding flotillin-like protein 3 has translation MKWKTAGPSEYLAITGWGIPDIKLAKKEWIFPGQKCTKFDVSPVNYTFEVQAMSAEKLPFILPAVFTIGPRVTDMDSLLLYAKLISPHDKLSNHVKELVQGVIEGETRVLAASMTMEEVFKGTKEFKKEVFGKVQLELDQFGLLIYNANVKQLVDLPGHEYFSYLGQKTQMEAANQAKIDVAEAKKKGEIGAKEREGQTSQNAAKINAETKMIMTQRQGEAQKEEIRVKTEVELFKNRKEAELAEYKAELATKNAGWSQASQLAEVESTKAVTLREVELQTEVEKKKVLTETEKLRGQLLSKAAVDYETKVQEANWELYKKQKAAEATLYEKQKAAEAEKASADAKFYACQQASNSALYAKKKEAEGITALAQAEGFYLNTLLKQLGGNYTALRDYMMINKDMYQEIARINAQAVNGLQPKISVWSNGKGGEDVANGAMKDVAGVYSMLPPLLKTVYEQTGMLPPTWLGTLSDVTP, from the exons ATGAAGTGGAAAACGGCTGGTCCTTCAGAGTACTTAGCCATCACAGGGTGGGGCATCCCTGACATAAAGCTAGCCAAGAAGGAATGGATATTTCCAGGGCAGAAGTGCACCAAGTTCGACGTGTCTCCTGTCAACTACACCTTCGAGGTTCAAGCCATGTCTGCTGAGAAACTCCCTTTCATTCTCCCAGCAGTCTTCACAATCGGCCCTCGTGTCACTGACATGGACAGCCTCCTCCTCTACGCAAAGCTCATTTCTCCACATGACAAGCTCTCCAACCACGTCAAAGAACTTGTTCAAGGTGTCATTGAGGGAGAGACTCGTGTGCTTGCTGCCTCTATGACCATGGAAGAGGTATTTAAGGGTACCAAGGAGTTCAAGAAAGAAGTTTTTGGAAAAGTTCAACTTGAGCTCGATCAGTTTGGCCTTCTCATCTACAATGCCAATGTCAAACAACTTGTGGATTTGCCTGGCCATGAGTATTTCTCATACCTTGGCCAGAAAACCCAGATGGAAGCTGCCAATCAAGCTAAG ATTGATGTCGCTGAGGCTAAGAAGAAGGGTGAGATCGGAGCAAAGGAGAGGGAAGGCCAAACCTCACAAAATGCAGCCAAAATTAATGCAGAGACCAAGATGATAATGACTCAAAGGCAAGGAGAGGCCCAGAAGGAAGAAATTAGGGTCAAGACTGAAGTGGAACTGTTTAAGAACAGGAAAGAAGCTGAGTTGGCCGAGTACAAGGCTGAGCTGGCCACGAAAAATGCCGGGTGGTCTCAGGCGTCTCAGCTTGCAGAGGTGGAATCCACCAAGGCAGTGACCTTAAGGGAGGTTGAGTTGCAAACTGAGGtggagaagaagaaagtttTGACTGAGACTGAGAAACTCAGGGGCCAATTGCTGAGCAAGGCAGCTGTGGATTATGAGACTAAG GTCCAAGAGGCAAATTGGGAGCTgtacaagaaacaaaaagcgGCAGAAGCAACCCTCTATGAGAAGCAGAAAGCTGCTGAGGCAGAGAAGGCAAGTGCAGATGCAAAGTTCTATGCATGCCAACAAGCTTCGAATAGTGCACTGTatgcaaagaagaaagaggcTGAAGGAATTACTGCACTCGCACAAGCTGAAGGCTTTTACTTGAACACCCTATTGAAACAACTTGGAGGAAATTACACTGCACTAAGGGACTACATGATGATCAACAAGGATATGTACCAAGAAATTGCCAGAATTAATGCACAGGCAGTGAATGGATTGCAGCCCAAGATTTCTGTTTGGTCTAATGGAAAAGGTGGTGAAGATGTTGCAAATGGGGCAATGAAGGATGTTGCTGGGGTATATAGCATGTTACCACCATTGCTAAAGACTGTGTATGAGCAGACTGGGATGCTACCACCAACTTGGCTTGGCACATTGAGTGATGTTACTCCTTAA